A genomic window from Bdellovibrio sp. SKB1291214 includes:
- a CDS encoding LysR family transcriptional regulator — METIKSLQGIISFVKVAEVGSFSKAAEQLNVSKSHISKNIRQLESDLGIALFVRSTRKVQLTHLGERFLETCRESLKNLDSAKQEILDLSETPRGTLRVTLAGIFGEDYIAPIVIEMAKKYPELKVELNFSTRIVDLIEEKFDVAIRIGHLENSSLMAQKIASRFEYVVCSKGYLAHSPDLKDPRDLINHNCIGERSSWSFKKRGKTFQVPVAGNFKSNNPRVLQKAALAGLGIARLPGSYAFEEIRKGRLVSVLENFNEGKKDIWAVTPIRHKQNINVKTFIQEVKKHLADDYGHVLF; from the coding sequence ATGGAAACAATAAAGTCCCTGCAGGGAATCATTTCGTTTGTCAAAGTCGCTGAAGTCGGAAGCTTCTCCAAGGCGGCAGAGCAGTTAAACGTTTCCAAATCTCACATTAGTAAAAACATTCGCCAACTTGAATCGGACTTGGGAATTGCACTTTTCGTTCGCTCGACTCGCAAAGTGCAGCTTACCCACTTGGGTGAACGCTTTTTAGAGACCTGCCGGGAATCTTTAAAGAATTTAGATTCGGCCAAGCAAGAAATCTTAGACCTGTCAGAAACTCCGCGCGGAACTTTGCGTGTGACGCTTGCAGGGATTTTCGGTGAAGACTATATCGCACCCATCGTGATCGAAATGGCGAAAAAGTATCCAGAACTTAAAGTTGAATTAAACTTCTCGACACGCATTGTGGATTTGATCGAGGAAAAGTTCGATGTCGCGATTCGTATCGGGCATTTAGAAAACTCGTCTTTGATGGCACAAAAAATCGCATCCCGCTTTGAATACGTGGTTTGCTCAAAAGGTTATCTGGCTCACTCGCCGGATTTGAAAGACCCACGGGACTTGATTAATCACAATTGCATCGGCGAGCGAAGTTCGTGGAGTTTTAAAAAACGCGGTAAAACTTTTCAGGTTCCTGTCGCTGGCAATTTTAAAAGTAACAATCCCCGCGTCTTACAAAAGGCTGCCCTGGCGGGTTTGGGGATCGCTAGGCTGCCGGGTTCCTATGCTTTTGAGGAAATCAGAAAAGGCCGTTTGGTATCGGTTCTTGAAAATTTCAACGAAGGCAAAAAGGACATTTGGGCTGTCACACCGATACGGCATAAGCAAAACATCAATGTAAAAACGTTTATCCAAGAGGTTAAGAAGCATCTCGCGGACGACTATGGACACGTTTTATTCTAA
- a CDS encoding L,D-transpeptidase, translating into MKLLLAALLASTFSFAAYAQSFPQDQEQPLKLSKREAAEKRLMVEDAYEAPAGQLFNEDAYLAGQTDYNDYTNIIVINKKARGEGAQTLRLYTNRRLVLTTKVSTGTEEVEYIGKFKGVINGIFKGSRQSHWRHTTRGFYSVKRVYDYNYRSGESKFQMPFAMFFNDARGLAVHQVPPDISGGEANGVAALGQRASSGCVRVKSGHINIIHDAVVSADKGRMPVIDTKTGRQMQDQYGKPQFKEGYRSLVIVEEK; encoded by the coding sequence ATGAAACTATTGTTGGCAGCGCTTTTGGCGTCCACATTCTCTTTCGCAGCCTATGCTCAATCTTTTCCTCAAGATCAAGAGCAACCACTTAAACTTTCAAAACGTGAAGCAGCGGAAAAACGTTTGATGGTTGAAGATGCTTACGAAGCTCCAGCTGGTCAGCTTTTCAATGAAGATGCTTACCTGGCTGGTCAAACAGACTATAACGATTATACGAACATCATCGTGATCAATAAGAAAGCTCGCGGTGAGGGTGCGCAAACTCTTCGTCTGTATACGAACCGTCGCTTGGTTTTGACGACTAAAGTTTCAACAGGAACTGAAGAAGTTGAATACATCGGAAAATTCAAAGGTGTTATCAACGGTATCTTCAAAGGTTCACGTCAGTCACACTGGAGACACACAACTCGTGGTTTCTATTCTGTGAAACGCGTTTATGACTATAACTACCGTTCTGGCGAGTCCAAATTCCAAATGCCATTCGCAATGTTCTTTAACGATGCTCGTGGTTTGGCCGTTCACCAAGTACCTCCGGATATCTCTGGTGGCGAGGCGAACGGTGTTGCTGCCTTGGGGCAACGTGCTTCCAGCGGCTGTGTGCGTGTTAAATCTGGTCACATCAACATCATCCACGATGCGGTTGTAAGTGCTGATAAAGGCCGTATGCCAGTCATCGACACTAAAACAGGTCGCCAAATGCAAGACCAATACGGTAAACCTCAATTCAAAGAAGGCTACCGTTCTTTAGTGATCGTGGAAGAGAAGTAA
- a CDS encoding GTP-binding protein, with product MSFINYNAKEIHCKVVYYGPSLGGKTTNIQWVYQKTAEDQKSKLVALNTDIERTLFFDFLPLNVGEIRGFKTRFHLYTVPGQVVYDASRKLILKGLDGVIFVADSQIERMDENLESLRNLETNLEQQGYDIKEIPLIMQYNKRDLPNVASLAEMRSALNPYNAPEIEGCASEGRGVFESLKTASKSIINVLKGGTTL from the coding sequence ATGTCCTTTATTAACTACAATGCCAAAGAGATTCACTGCAAAGTCGTGTACTACGGTCCTTCATTGGGCGGTAAAACGACAAATATTCAGTGGGTTTATCAAAAAACGGCTGAGGATCAAAAATCCAAGCTCGTGGCATTGAATACGGACATTGAGCGCACCCTGTTTTTTGACTTCCTTCCACTGAACGTGGGGGAAATCCGTGGTTTCAAAACTCGTTTCCACCTTTACACAGTCCCGGGCCAAGTTGTTTACGATGCTTCCCGCAAGCTGATCCTTAAAGGTTTGGACGGCGTTATTTTCGTTGCAGACTCTCAGATCGAGCGTATGGACGAAAACTTGGAATCTTTGCGCAATCTTGAGACGAACCTTGAACAACAAGGTTACGACATCAAAGAAATCCCATTGATCATGCAGTACAATAAGCGCGACCTTCCCAATGTAGCGTCTTTGGCTGAGATGAGAAGCGCTTTAAACCCTTACAATGCCCCTGAAATCGAAGGTTGTGCTTCTGAAGGCCGTGGCGTGTTTGAGTCGTTAAAAACGGCTTCTAAATCGATTATCAACGTTCTTAAAGGCGGAACGACTCTGTAA
- a CDS encoding carboxymuconolactone decarboxylase family protein: MKILLPLMAPLLFFFVAFAAQKPETVVSQNPQAQAAYEEIRATFGTIPTFMKEFPQEGISGAWQEFRDIQLNPTTALTPKTKELIGLAVAAQIPCTYCVYFHKRAAKFNGATDQELNYALAIAADTRKWATFWEGSPIPFPKFKMDVDKMISSFKNKKPGAVTEHQSEPLIGDANGAYKDMQNMLGVTPAFVKPYAAKGIAGAWNEHKMLSMNPKSPLAPATIDLISLAVSAQTPCQYCVYIYSEFAKLHQATEEQMRETVAMAGLTRHWSTFLNGMQQPQKEFEREVDQIFNRMEEKKNQMNKQISSK, translated from the coding sequence ATGAAAATACTTTTGCCTCTTATGGCGCCGCTTTTGTTCTTCTTTGTGGCATTCGCCGCTCAGAAACCCGAAACCGTTGTTTCTCAAAATCCCCAGGCGCAAGCAGCCTACGAAGAAATCCGTGCGACTTTTGGAACGATTCCAACTTTTATGAAAGAGTTTCCGCAAGAAGGAATTTCGGGTGCTTGGCAAGAATTTCGCGATATTCAATTAAATCCCACGACGGCCTTAACTCCGAAAACAAAAGAACTTATTGGTCTCGCGGTCGCCGCACAAATACCGTGCACTTACTGTGTTTATTTTCATAAAAGAGCCGCAAAATTTAACGGTGCCACCGATCAAGAACTAAATTATGCGCTAGCCATCGCCGCAGATACACGTAAATGGGCGACATTCTGGGAAGGTTCTCCGATTCCATTTCCAAAGTTTAAGATGGACGTGGATAAAATGATTTCAAGTTTTAAAAACAAAAAGCCAGGCGCCGTGACAGAACACCAGTCAGAGCCGCTGATCGGTGATGCAAATGGTGCTTACAAAGATATGCAAAACATGTTGGGAGTAACGCCGGCCTTCGTGAAACCATACGCAGCGAAAGGAATTGCAGGCGCTTGGAATGAGCACAAAATGTTAAGCATGAATCCAAAATCTCCCTTAGCACCTGCAACCATAGACTTAATCAGTTTGGCCGTCTCGGCCCAGACACCATGTCAGTACTGTGTATATATTTATTCGGAATTCGCAAAGCTTCACCAAGCCACCGAAGAGCAGATGCGCGAGACAGTCGCCATGGCGGGTTTGACTCGTCACTGGAGTACATTTCTAAATGGCATGCAGCAACCGCAAAAGGAGTTCGAGCGGGAAGTTGATCAGATTTTTAACCGTATGGAAGAAAAAAAGAATCAAATGAATAAACAAATTTCCTCGAAATAA
- a CDS encoding S-(hydroxymethyl)glutathione dehydrogenase/class III alcohol dehydrogenase: MKIKAAVAWKAGAPLTIEEIDLEAPKKGEVLVKVVATGVCHTDAFTLSGADPEGLFPVVLGHEGGGIVEAVGEGVTTLKKGDHVIPLYTPECRECKFCLSGKTNLCVRIRATQGKGLMPDGTSRFSKDGKMIHHYMGCSTFAEYTVVPEIALAKVNPAAPLEKVCLLGCGVTTGIGAVLNTAKVEKGATVAVFGLGGIGLSVIQGAKMAGASRIIAIDINDAKRDMAEKFGATDFVNPKNFEKPIQQVIVEMTEWGVDYSFECVGSTALMRAALECAHRGWGQSIIIGVAGAGQEISTRPFQLVTGRVWKGSAFGGVKGRTELPKYVDQYMSGEINIDDMVTFEMPLEDINKAFDYMHEGKSIRSVIKM, encoded by the coding sequence ATGAAAATCAAAGCAGCAGTTGCATGGAAAGCCGGAGCCCCACTAACCATCGAGGAAATCGATCTTGAAGCACCGAAAAAGGGCGAAGTTCTGGTTAAAGTTGTCGCCACTGGCGTTTGTCACACAGACGCGTTCACACTGTCTGGTGCTGATCCTGAAGGTTTATTCCCAGTTGTTTTGGGTCACGAAGGTGGCGGTATTGTTGAAGCTGTTGGCGAGGGTGTTACGACTTTGAAAAAAGGCGATCATGTGATTCCCCTTTACACACCCGAGTGCCGCGAATGTAAATTCTGTTTGTCTGGTAAAACAAATCTGTGCGTTCGCATTCGTGCGACTCAAGGTAAAGGTTTGATGCCAGATGGAACGTCACGTTTCTCGAAAGATGGCAAAATGATCCATCACTATATGGGTTGTTCGACATTCGCTGAATATACAGTGGTTCCTGAAATCGCGTTAGCAAAAGTAAATCCCGCAGCTCCCTTAGAAAAGGTGTGTTTGCTTGGTTGTGGTGTGACCACGGGTATCGGTGCCGTTCTGAATACGGCCAAAGTGGAAAAAGGCGCAACTGTTGCTGTGTTTGGTTTGGGTGGAATCGGACTGTCAGTTATCCAAGGTGCTAAAATGGCAGGTGCATCTCGTATCATCGCCATCGATATCAACGATGCAAAACGCGACATGGCTGAAAAATTTGGTGCCACTGATTTCGTTAATCCAAAGAACTTTGAAAAGCCAATCCAACAAGTCATCGTTGAAATGACTGAATGGGGAGTTGATTACTCTTTTGAATGTGTAGGCAGCACAGCACTTATGCGCGCGGCCCTTGAGTGTGCTCACCGCGGTTGGGGTCAATCGATCATCATCGGCGTTGCGGGTGCTGGACAGGAGATCTCGACTCGCCCATTCCAATTGGTGACCGGTCGTGTATGGAAAGGTTCTGCTTTCGGTGGAGTGAAAGGTCGTACAGAGCTTCCTAAATACGTCGACCAGTATATGTCAGGTGAAATCAATATCGACGATATGGTGACATTTGAAATGCCGCTTGAAGATATCAACAAAGCCTTTGATTATATGCATGAAGGTAAAAGCATTCGCTCTGTTATTAAAATGTAG
- the fghA gene encoding S-formylglutathione hydrolase — protein MEVKLLKSHKTFEGKTQFWEHDSSSTKTKMKFSTFIPQGLVKGCVIWLSGLTCTDENFITKAGAQKYLAEHQLMVICPDTSPRGLQLPGEHDSYDFGSGASFYLDALTEGYRDHYRMFTYISEELHLLIQTQFQVPKNKISIMGHSMGGHGALIIGLRESQKFQSISAFAPIVNPMNCAWGQKAFTGYLGEDKSLWNQYDATEIVRSGAHGNSILIDQGLADEFYEKGQLLTPHFEKACLEVGQKVEVKYRGDYDHSYYFIATFIENHIQHHSKFLT, from the coding sequence ATGGAAGTAAAACTTCTTAAGTCGCACAAGACATTCGAAGGTAAAACTCAATTTTGGGAGCACGATTCAAGCTCGACGAAAACCAAAATGAAGTTTTCCACTTTTATCCCGCAAGGCTTGGTCAAGGGTTGTGTGATTTGGTTGTCGGGACTGACTTGTACAGACGAAAACTTTATTACAAAGGCAGGGGCGCAAAAATATCTGGCAGAACACCAGTTGATGGTGATCTGTCCTGATACGTCGCCACGTGGTTTGCAACTGCCGGGCGAGCACGACTCCTACGATTTTGGATCTGGTGCGAGTTTTTATTTAGATGCTTTGACTGAAGGCTATCGCGATCACTATCGCATGTTCACTTACATCAGCGAAGAATTACACCTATTGATTCAGACTCAGTTCCAAGTTCCGAAAAACAAAATCTCTATCATGGGACACTCCATGGGTGGTCACGGGGCTTTAATCATTGGTCTGCGTGAAAGTCAGAAGTTTCAGTCGATTTCTGCCTTTGCACCCATTGTAAATCCCATGAACTGTGCGTGGGGGCAAAAAGCTTTTACAGGTTATTTAGGTGAAGACAAATCATTGTGGAATCAATACGACGCGACCGAAATCGTTCGCAGCGGAGCCCACGGCAACAGCATTTTGATTGACCAAGGATTAGCAGATGAATTTTATGAAAAAGGACAGCTACTAACACCGCATTTTGAGAAAGCTTGTTTAGAAGTGGGGCAAAAAGTCGAAGTAAAATACAGAGGCGATTATGATCACAGCTATTACTTTATTGCGACATTCATCGAAAACCATATTCAGCATCACTCTAAGTTTTTGACTTGA
- a CDS encoding DMT family transporter, with protein MNSSALLLLSSAFLHASWNAIAKTTKDKEAFLFVAMTVSNLIIAVSLIFFTDQFAAGTPLKWAILSGISEGAYFVTLAWSLKQSQLGKAYSIMRGGAMIFVWIISTTFMGETASPLQTLGAVLVLGGIVVLSFPSLGEKKSEKTGWFTKVPWAWVCAFFIGGYHLSYHQALHHGAEPKSLFAVAMVISWPFLWFAITGERVNRVKQVVRRESIKAIAAGTAANMSFVIFLYGLKVSVPGFAISLRNASIFFAVLFSFLLKESLTRVQIAGALVVGAGAVLLSL; from the coding sequence ATGAACTCGAGTGCCCTTTTACTTTTATCATCAGCTTTTCTTCACGCCAGTTGGAACGCGATCGCGAAAACCACCAAGGATAAGGAAGCTTTCCTTTTTGTTGCAATGACGGTCAGCAATTTGATCATTGCGGTTTCGCTTATATTCTTTACTGATCAGTTTGCTGCAGGAACTCCGCTTAAGTGGGCGATTCTCTCAGGAATTTCCGAGGGGGCTTATTTTGTGACACTGGCATGGTCATTAAAGCAAAGTCAGTTGGGTAAGGCTTACTCGATCATGCGTGGTGGGGCGATGATCTTTGTGTGGATCATCTCTACTACATTTATGGGTGAAACAGCTTCTCCTTTGCAGACCTTAGGAGCTGTTTTGGTTTTAGGAGGAATCGTCGTCCTCAGTTTTCCAAGCCTTGGCGAAAAGAAAAGTGAAAAGACGGGATGGTTCACCAAAGTACCATGGGCATGGGTTTGCGCATTCTTCATTGGCGGATACCATTTAAGTTATCATCAAGCACTTCATCATGGAGCTGAGCCGAAAAGCTTATTCGCTGTGGCCATGGTCATATCTTGGCCGTTTCTGTGGTTTGCAATCACCGGAGAAAGAGTGAATCGAGTGAAACAGGTCGTGCGTCGTGAAAGCATTAAGGCCATCGCAGCTGGAACCGCCGCCAATATGTCCTTTGTGATATTCTTATATGGATTGAAAGTATCAGTCCCGGGATTTGCGATTTCGTTAAGAAACGCTTCGATCTTTTTTGCCGTGCTATTTTCGTTTTTATTGAAGGAATCTCTGACAAGAGTTCAGATAGCTGGTGCTCTGGTCGTGGGAGCAGGGGCTGTGCTTCTAAGTCTTTAG
- a CDS encoding 4'-phosphopantetheinyl transferase family protein, with the protein MLIIDNHKLESLRKHLNCPDLQVYAYTEWGSNNNDHRKLIHAHRDQIILNSSTPLQSSIAHTQGMGILVISSHAVGVDVENTHRVSEPIAKRVARPGEYEAAPSAASLWTAKEACFKALRPFSQPSVLSEFSVGDWQKITSHYETFSLQEYSEYQAPSAGAGVCFHQEKFSFGFYCVNL; encoded by the coding sequence ATGTTGATCATCGATAATCACAAGTTAGAGTCTTTGCGGAAACATCTGAACTGCCCCGACTTGCAAGTATATGCATATACAGAATGGGGCAGTAACAACAATGATCATAGAAAACTGATTCATGCTCATCGTGATCAAATTATTTTAAATTCAAGCACTCCCCTGCAATCCAGTATTGCCCACACTCAAGGTATGGGAATTTTGGTGATCTCAAGCCATGCGGTCGGCGTTGATGTCGAGAACACTCACCGCGTTTCAGAGCCTATCGCCAAGCGAGTGGCGAGGCCGGGCGAGTACGAGGCAGCCCCAAGTGCTGCAAGCTTATGGACGGCTAAAGAGGCTTGTTTTAAAGCGCTTCGCCCCTTCAGCCAGCCGTCGGTGCTTTCTGAATTTTCTGTAGGGGATTGGCAAAAAATCACGTCCCACTATGAGACGTTCTCTCTGCAAGAATACTCTGAATACCAAGCCCCGTCTGCGGGAGCGGGCGTCTGTTTCCACCAAGAGAAATTTAGTTTTGGTTTTTACTGCGTGAACCTTTAA
- a CDS encoding winged helix-turn-helix domain-containing protein produces MSQFDRAYELGKLYCDRGEFGPATDHLREAAEGYFAEKNFSLYLKCQNLLLRIFAEREQTEEINKAKEKLQDLVLNEGFELNSKTYYYLAVCASYKGQNDVALDYVQKALAIALASDNKEDICNAIFGLAMVYSSPGMARYADALKEIYNLEVFFQVYNLPDLKISSLILNGNILAQMKKYEEAVTVLWKAYDALKETRNVVSAAYLMIQLGDVYFEMGDKDLARVYLALAQKSIDSENHVRLAKIAQFYAAKIGADSQHSYDLVFDEVNHAVTERKLGRIDFKNQFILLDLLRLFVQNQGTIYSKEFLVENVWKQPYDPAIHDNKIYVTIKRLRKLIEPDYEKPKYIFRAKNGYYMNKAARVHFEH; encoded by the coding sequence ATGAGTCAATTCGATCGCGCCTATGAGCTCGGCAAGCTGTATTGCGATCGTGGAGAGTTCGGTCCCGCAACGGACCATCTTCGCGAAGCTGCCGAAGGCTATTTCGCTGAAAAGAACTTTTCTCTTTATCTCAAGTGCCAAAACTTGTTGTTGCGTATTTTTGCCGAACGCGAACAAACAGAAGAAATCAACAAAGCTAAGGAAAAACTCCAAGACTTAGTTTTGAACGAGGGCTTCGAACTTAATTCTAAAACTTACTACTATCTTGCTGTCTGTGCGTCTTACAAAGGTCAAAACGATGTGGCCCTTGATTACGTTCAAAAAGCGCTCGCAATCGCGCTTGCTTCAGACAACAAAGAAGACATCTGCAACGCCATCTTCGGTCTTGCGATGGTTTACTCTTCTCCAGGCATGGCTCGTTATGCTGATGCTTTGAAAGAGATCTATAACCTTGAAGTATTCTTCCAGGTTTACAATCTTCCTGATCTTAAAATTTCATCATTGATTTTGAACGGTAACATCCTCGCACAAATGAAAAAGTACGAGGAGGCTGTGACTGTGTTGTGGAAAGCCTACGATGCTCTGAAAGAGACTCGTAACGTGGTTTCCGCAGCGTACTTGATGATCCAATTGGGTGACGTCTATTTCGAAATGGGCGATAAGGATTTGGCTCGCGTTTACTTGGCGCTGGCTCAAAAATCTATCGATTCCGAGAACCATGTTCGTTTGGCAAAAATCGCCCAGTTCTACGCTGCTAAAATCGGCGCGGATTCTCAACACAGCTACGATCTTGTTTTCGACGAAGTAAACCATGCGGTTACTGAGCGTAAGTTGGGTCGTATCGACTTTAAAAATCAGTTTATTCTTTTGGATCTTTTGCGCCTGTTCGTTCAGAACCAAGGCACGATCTATTCGAAAGAATTCCTGGTCGAGAATGTTTGGAAGCAGCCATATGATCCTGCGATCCACGACAATAAGATTTACGTGACGATCAAACGTCTGCGTAAGTTGATCGAACCAGATTATGAAAAACCGAAATACATTTTTAGAGCCAAAAACGGCTATTACATGAATAAAGCTGCTCGAGTCCATTTCGAGCACTAG
- a CDS encoding OPT family oligopeptide transporter: MAIQELNQEQLHSMTLEQKDEWWLKNVYKGDMPQLTIRSALTGIILGGILSLTNLYIGIKTGWTLGVGISSVILSYAFFKIMDRMKMGSHMTILENNAMQSIATSAGYMTAPLMASMPAYMMVTGQVVPMYQTIWWIIVLALLGVLFAFPLKKRFINDEQMPFPEGYASGVVLDSLHSEEGGDGVFKAKLLMGGMGLSALIEFLRAEPILTALKLKFLALPQYWDDFIYKFATPRLFNTPLKDLTIQWDTSIVMLGTGGLMSMKTSMSLLIGAMLNYFLCAPILIQAGVIPEAKFKAIAMWALWGGASMMTTSSLFSFFSKPKMLKEAFTKSFSKNTIQKHDVLQKIELPMWIFAVGIPLVGAIVVYLGHVWFGIHYWLGILAIPLVFVFTLIAVTSTGLTAITPGGALGKLTQITYGVLAPGNVTTNLMTAGITSEVSLNASNLLMDIKPGYMLGGKPRHQAIGHVLGIFAGAFVAVPVFYSLFHGDVSTFTSDAMPLPGAAIWKGVAEALTKGLGNLHPTAQAAAAIGAVLGIVIEILNKKTRGRFPLSGVGLGLGFVLRFTDAWSMALGTLLFWIARKKFKNEKGLGYRAFVQNQETMAAGIIAGGSIIGIVLILLENALV; encoded by the coding sequence ATGGCAATTCAAGAGCTTAATCAGGAACAGCTTCATTCAATGACACTCGAACAAAAAGACGAGTGGTGGTTAAAGAACGTCTATAAAGGCGACATGCCTCAGTTAACAATCCGTTCAGCGCTAACGGGTATTATCTTGGGCGGAATTTTAAGTCTGACGAATTTGTATATTGGTATTAAGACGGGTTGGACTCTTGGGGTTGGTATCTCGTCAGTGATTTTATCCTATGCCTTCTTTAAAATCATGGACCGTATGAAGATGGGTTCGCACATGACGATCCTTGAAAACAATGCGATGCAATCGATTGCTACAAGTGCTGGTTACATGACGGCTCCCTTGATGGCTTCCATGCCTGCATACATGATGGTGACGGGCCAAGTGGTACCCATGTACCAAACAATTTGGTGGATCATCGTTCTTGCGCTTTTAGGTGTGTTGTTCGCGTTTCCATTGAAAAAACGTTTTATCAATGATGAACAGATGCCTTTCCCAGAGGGTTATGCTTCAGGTGTTGTTTTAGATAGCTTGCACTCGGAAGAGGGCGGTGATGGCGTCTTTAAAGCAAAACTTTTGATGGGCGGTATGGGTCTGTCAGCACTGATTGAATTCCTGCGTGCCGAGCCCATTTTGACGGCACTTAAACTAAAGTTCTTGGCACTTCCTCAGTACTGGGATGATTTCATTTATAAATTCGCAACTCCGCGTTTGTTCAACACTCCATTAAAAGATCTGACTATTCAGTGGGACACATCGATTGTGATGTTGGGCACGGGTGGTTTAATGAGCATGAAGACCTCAATGTCTTTGCTGATCGGTGCAATGCTGAACTATTTCTTGTGCGCTCCGATTCTGATTCAAGCGGGAGTCATCCCAGAAGCCAAATTTAAAGCGATCGCGATGTGGGCGCTTTGGGGCGGAGCTTCGATGATGACCACGTCTTCGTTGTTCTCTTTTTTCTCAAAACCAAAAATGTTGAAGGAAGCTTTCACGAAAAGCTTTTCTAAAAATACGATTCAAAAGCATGATGTTTTGCAAAAGATCGAGCTTCCAATGTGGATCTTTGCAGTCGGTATTCCATTGGTGGGTGCTATTGTTGTGTATTTGGGTCACGTTTGGTTTGGTATTCACTACTGGTTGGGTATCTTAGCAATTCCGTTGGTATTCGTGTTTACTTTAATTGCGGTGACATCAACGGGGTTGACTGCAATCACTCCGGGTGGTGCATTGGGTAAATTGACTCAAATCACTTACGGAGTTTTGGCTCCAGGTAACGTCACAACAAACTTAATGACTGCAGGTATTACATCTGAAGTTTCACTAAATGCTTCAAACTTGTTGATGGATATCAAACCAGGTTACATGTTGGGTGGTAAGCCTCGTCACCAAGCCATCGGTCACGTACTTGGTATTTTCGCAGGCGCCTTTGTTGCGGTTCCAGTTTTCTATTCTTTGTTTCATGGTGATGTTTCCACATTCACTTCAGATGCAATGCCACTTCCGGGTGCTGCGATCTGGAAAGGTGTGGCAGAGGCTTTGACAAAAGGTCTTGGTAATTTGCATCCAACAGCTCAAGCCGCTGCAGCGATCGGCGCGGTTTTGGGTATCGTGATCGAAATTTTAAATAAAAAAACTCGCGGCAGATTCCCATTATCGGGTGTTGGTTTGGGCTTGGGCTTTGTCCTTCGCTTCACGGACGCATGGTCGATGGCTTTGGGAACATTGTTGTTCTGGATCGCTCGCAAGAAATTTAAAAATGAAAAAGGTCTTGGCTATCGCGCCTTCGTTCAAAATCAAGAAACGATGGCAGCAGGGATTATCGCCGGTGGATCGATCATCGGGATCGTTTTGATCTTGTTGGAAAACGCACTCGTATAG
- the nadA gene encoding quinolinate synthase NadA, which yields MSYDVAAEIQRLKKEKNAVVLAHYYEDGDIQDVADYVGDSFFLAKKGQEVKEQVILLAGVVFMAESVKIMNPTKTVLVPELEASCSLVKGAPYDKYLAWRQQHRDGIAVTYINSSAEVKSISDVIITSSNAQQIVNAIPKDRKILFGPDQHLGRWLSKKLGREMEFWNGSCEVHVLFNANRLAALIKEHPDALILAHPECDDSVLAYANVIGSTQHLLDSVSSNPHKKFIVATETGIFHQMQKRRPDATFIQAPVVDEGCQCNDCPYMKMNNLEKIKRALETLEPQMNLPESLRLEAKVSLDRMMDITSGKAVTWPKEFAL from the coding sequence ATGAGCTATGATGTTGCTGCGGAAATCCAAAGACTGAAAAAAGAGAAGAACGCTGTCGTTCTGGCTCACTACTACGAAGATGGCGACATTCAAGACGTGGCTGATTATGTCGGCGACAGTTTCTTTTTGGCTAAAAAAGGCCAGGAAGTAAAAGAGCAAGTGATCCTGCTTGCAGGTGTCGTGTTCATGGCTGAATCAGTTAAGATCATGAATCCCACGAAAACGGTTTTGGTTCCAGAACTTGAAGCATCATGCTCGCTGGTTAAAGGTGCCCCTTACGATAAGTACTTGGCGTGGCGCCAACAACATCGCGATGGTATCGCGGTGACTTACATCAACTCCTCTGCCGAAGTTAAATCCATCTCCGATGTGATCATAACTTCTTCCAATGCTCAGCAAATCGTTAACGCTATTCCTAAAGATCGCAAAATCTTGTTCGGCCCGGATCAACACTTGGGTCGTTGGTTGTCTAAAAAATTGGGCCGCGAAATGGAATTCTGGAATGGCTCCTGCGAAGTGCACGTGCTGTTCAATGCGAACCGCTTGGCTGCTTTGATCAAAGAACATCCAGATGCTTTAATCTTGGCACACCCTGAATGTGACGATTCTGTTTTGGCTTATGCGAACGTGATTGGATCGACTCAGCACTTGTTGGATTCTGTATCTTCAAATCCGCACAAGAAATTTATTGTTGCCACAGAGACTGGGATATTCCATCAAATGCAAAAGCGCCGTCCTGATGCCACTTTCATCCAAGCACCTGTAGTGGATGAGGGTTGTCAGTGCAACGACTGCCCCTACATGAAGATGAATAATTTAGAAAAAATTAAACGCGCCCTAGAAACCTTAGAGCCGCAAATGAATCTGCCAGAATCATTGCGCTTAGAAGCAAAAGTTTCCTTGGATCGCATGATGGATATCACCAGCGGTAAAGCAGTGACTTGGCCGAAAGAGTTCGCTCTTTAA